From one Methanolobus chelungpuianus genomic stretch:
- the pglX gene encoding BREX-1 system adenine-specific DNA-methyltransferase PglX: MTNNTPSTTPVPNFYRASAADFKKIPGSPIAYWLSDRFRMLFYNSDIFESHFDIKAGMCTGKNEVFILSWFEISFDLIRNNDAETYVYTPHNKGGEFRKWMGNWDSVLKYSRKHLKDMEKNPGFRHDGRDYYFRAHIGWSKVTSSKSSFRYYPEGFSFDSAGLALFSNSEERLLEAMGFLNSKVAANLIQVLNPTLNVTPQIVKKMPLTSVNFGNIYGALCQHSKSDWNSYETSWDFTTLPLLQPEYHHPTLRETYIKLRAHWKEMTLEMQQLEEENNCIFIEAYGLQDELTPEVPLSEITLTCNPYYRYNGDRNEEELEALLLTDTIKEFISYAAGCMFGRYSLDKPGLVLANQGDKIGDYLEQVPEPSFMPDADNIIPILEDEYFEDDIIGRFKEFLKVTFGEDTLSENLDFIAEALGGNGKKSSEAVIRDYFLKSFYKDHLKMYKKRPIYWLFSSGKGRAFNALVYMHRYNKETLALMRTDYLLELEGKLDAKREMIKSDIGKDAQEKARLGKMIEELMAYDEVLKNKADEYIEIDLDDGVVVNYARFEGLVEKI, translated from the coding sequence ATGACCAATAACACTCCATCAACCACCCCTGTCCCAAATTTCTACCGCGCCTCTGCGGCTGATTTCAAGAAGATTCCCGGAAGTCCGATTGCATACTGGCTAAGCGATAGATTCCGAATGTTGTTTTATAATTCAGATATATTTGAGTCACATTTTGATATTAAGGCTGGAATGTGTACAGGTAAAAATGAAGTTTTTATCCTTTCGTGGTTCGAAATTAGTTTTGACTTGATACGAAATAACGATGCTGAAACTTACGTATATACTCCTCACAATAAAGGCGGAGAGTTTAGAAAATGGATGGGAAATTGGGATTCAGTCCTTAAATATTCTCGAAAGCATTTAAAGGATATGGAAAAAAATCCAGGTTTCAGGCATGATGGAAGGGATTACTATTTCAGAGCACACATAGGATGGTCGAAAGTAACATCCTCTAAGTCTAGTTTTCGCTATTATCCAGAAGGTTTTTCGTTTGATTCAGCTGGCCTTGCTCTCTTCTCCAATAGTGAGGAACGTCTGTTAGAAGCAATGGGGTTTCTAAATTCTAAAGTAGCTGCAAATCTCATTCAAGTTTTGAATCCAACTCTTAATGTAACTCCACAAATAGTTAAGAAAATGCCATTAACTAGTGTTAATTTCGGTAATATTTATGGCGCATTATGCCAGCACTCAAAGTCAGATTGGAACTCTTACGAAACATCATGGGATTTCACCACTCTCCCCCTCCTTCAACCCGAATACCACCACCCAACCCTCCGTGAAACCTACATCAAACTCCGCGCCCACTGGAAAGAAATGACACTGGAGATGCAGCAGCTGGAGGAAGAGAACAACTGTATTTTTATCGAAGCCTATGGCTTGCAGGATGAACTTACACCTGAAGTGCCGCTTTCAGAGATCACACTGACATGCAATCCATATTATCGCTATAATGGGGACAGAAATGAGGAAGAGCTGGAAGCATTGCTGCTTACGGATACGATTAAAGAGTTCATCTCCTACGCTGCGGGATGCATGTTCGGGCGGTATTCGCTGGACAAGCCGGGGCTGGTGCTTGCAAACCAGGGTGATAAGATAGGAGATTATCTGGAACAAGTGCCGGAGCCGAGCTTCATGCCAGATGCTGACAACATCATACCCATACTTGAAGATGAGTATTTTGAAGATGATATTATCGGTAGGTTCAAGGAGTTCCTCAAGGTGACTTTTGGAGAGGACACTCTTTCGGAGAATCTGGATTTCATTGCGGAGGCTCTGGGTGGTAATGGTAAGAAGTCCTCTGAGGCTGTGATAAGGGACTATTTCCTGAAGTCGTTCTACAAGGACCATTTGAAAATGTACAAGAAGAGGCCAATCTACTGGCTGTTCAGTTCGGGGAAAGGCAGGGCTTTCAATGCGCTTGTTTACATGCACAGGTACAACAAGGAGACACTGGCTCTGATGAGGACAGATTATCTGCTGGAGCTGGAAGGAAAGCTGGATGCTAAGAGGGAGATGATCAAGTCGGATATAGGGAAGGATGCTCAGGAGAAGGCGCGGTTGGGTAAGATGATCGAGGAGCTCATGGCTTATGATGAAGTGCTGAAGAATAAGGCGGATGAGTATATTGAGATTGATCTGGATGATGGGGTTGTAGTGAATTATGCGAGATTTGAGGGGTTGGTGGAGAAGATATGA